The segment AGATGCTAGAAGATGAGAGCACTAGCTATGACATTGTGAAAGAAGAGTTCAGGTCCATACTGACTAATACATCAGATGATGCTAGAAGGCCCTTCTGTAATTGTCTAATTGATATATGCAGAAAGAGAAATCGCGCAGAGAGGGCTCACGAGCTTCTATACTTGGGAACTGTATATGGACTATACCCAGGTTTACATACTAAGACACCAGAAGAATGGCGATTGAACGTCCGAGCACTATCTGTTGGTGCAGCTCAAACTGCATTTGAAGAATGGATGAGAACACTAGCTAAGATTGTGCAGAGTGAAGAGCCCTTGCCTGAAGTGTTATCAGCAAACACTGGAGCTGGTACTCACAAGTTCTCACAGGGTTTGGCAAATGCCTTTGCTTCTCATGTGGAGAAGTTTGCTGCTCCTTTCAAACAGAGTGAAGAGAAGGCCGGTTTCTTCATCGCAACTCGTGAAGATGTAGTGTCATGGGTTCAATCAAAAGCAGCTGCAAATGCATAGATCATACTCTTTTACTTTTAGGATTATGGATTTAATTAAACTTGATTGATCATTGTAACTGAATAATTATGAGAAAGTACTGAAGTTATTATCTAAGTGTTTCATTCCCAATGCCCCATTTGTAAGATGAACTTTACACAAAGATATAAACAACATTTCTCTCTTCTGTAAGTGGAAATCCACCTCCAAAATACATAGATTCTCGCCTAAAGCTCTGTAACTAAGCCACCAACGTGATTACAAGGGCTCTAAAAAAGTAGAAATGAGGGGggacaaaaagaagaaaagaaaaaacgaacttgaatgaatgaaagtatcCTTCTATGCAAAATCtagaaaagaagataaaaaataaaagatccTGTCTCTTTCTTCTACATAAGTTCTCTGCTTCCACGGTGTAGCATACGCGCGTAGCACTAGTTTAGGCTGTTTATCAAGACGATAAGCAGGCCACTGTGCTTATGTTGACTTCAAATGATCCTCAAAATCCCCATCCCACCACAGCTCCTCTTCTCAAGAAACTGGGAGATTACCCAGCTTCCCTACTTCTCCCAAGATCTCAACTCAGGATCAAAAAGGCAGCAGCATTACAACAAACGGATATCATTGCAGCACAGATGCCACCAGTTGTAAAAACTCAGAGGTATTTCCCTGACGACTTCCAAATTCTTCCTTCAAGAGATATCACCATAACAGTAACATCGTCATGGTACTTCCTGCGGTCTCCTTGAGGGATATCCAGCAATTCATGCAATTCCATTCCTGCAGACGAAATTAAATCTGCTTGAGAACAGGTATCTGGCATGTCATAACCAATAAAAAACAGACTTCTTTTTTATTGGTTATAAAATCCTACCAAGTAGAATGAAGCTACCAAGAATACTATTGTGAAAAACGGAGCCTAAGCAAATAGTAGTCTTCATATTCCAGTCATACACTCATAGAAAGCTTAGATAAGCATGTCATTGATCGTGTCCCAGAAACCCAAGAGTGCACGTGAAAGATGACTAAGATAACAACCATGGTAAGCCCGTAAAAAAATAGCTGCACATAACTTACAACAATGCCATATGTTCAAAacatgcatttttttaaaataaagacaaAGGATGAAGGAAATTTTAAACAGCATGCTCTTGAAATAGCATGACACGTGAGCAGGGAGCATGCCTTCTTCCTTAACCCAAAAAAAGAAATGCAGAGGAGAAGAGAATTCTAAACAACTGCATAGAAAACACAGACACAAAAGCCAATATAATACACAAGCTTCTTAAATTTCCAAAAACAGCTAGACGATTCGCAGCAGAAGGAAAGGAAGGATAAGATCAGTTAGTGTACTAATAAcacaaaatcaagaatataGTTTACTTGATCCCTTGTAATCACTAACAATCagttttaaagaagaaaaaatccaACTCTTTCAGCAAAAACAGGCCCAACAACGCTTCCTGAGAAGTCAAGAACTAAGTTGCAAACTATCTTTTTAAACACTTCAGAAAACGCAACCTAAAAGACCAGTATACAACTGCAAAAGTTGCAGAATCCAAGTGCAAAGGAAAAGGATTGAACTTCCCAGTCCTGAAATTGATTTATTTCTAACTATGCCTGGACTGTTGAGCAGAAGATATGAGTTTGGGCTTTTCTCCATGGGGTAAGGAGCAAAAATTGATAGAGATAGTTGTCTATGAGAACCAAAAATTATGAGACTGCATTGGCAGATAAAATTCTCATAGCAAAAACTCCAGTGGCTCAGAAAGATATAAACACCACGACCTCCAATGCATTGCAAGGTTGGAGAATTAACCAAACGAAAGGCTAGTTTACCTCTACCCCCAACAGGAAGAATAGACAGAAAACTTACCAGCTTTCTTCGCTGCACGGAACAGAAGCTCCTCAATCAGGTGTTGAGCAGGATCCCCATCTGGAAATTTCTCCATGAAATTCTCAACATGAGAGACCACCTCCTCATTGCTCAAATCTTGGTATAAGCCATCTGAGGAGAGCACCAAAAACTGATCCCCTGGACAGAGTCTATGGTGGCGCAACGAAGGTGTACAAGAAACGTAAGGAGCATTGCCAATGTACACATTCCGAAACATTTCTAGCAATACATCGTTGAATTTAGGCTGCACGAACATATATTCAAAATGTTAGGGGGGTAGCaacaaaaatgttttaaaatgtaTGTAGCTCTTCAATTGTGCATCCAAAGAAGTACAacaaatatgcaaaaaattatacaagtcTCCACATTAAAGTGCAGTCAAATAGAAAGATATGTATCATACAGAACACAGGACAAATGAATGTAGTTGCACAAGATGGCAGTATGTCAAAGAGGGAATTCTGTTTAAGCAAAAATGAGACTccaaaatgtgaaatttgatgcAAAGGACAAGATTTTGGAATTAGACGCTAGAATGAAGAATGAGAAGTGAAGACTAACCTGTTTGAGGAAGCCAGCACCAAAGGCACGAGTGACCTTCAAACGACCTTTTACCCGACCATTGACAATGCAATTGCTGTCATCTGGGTGCTCACTCTTAATTCTAATAACTTCCTGAAATTATCAGAGAAAGATATCAATTTAAGAACCAGTTCTTGTTAAAATATAAGAAGAAGAACATATGCTATAAGCAATAGCAAGTAATATTATAGTAAACAGCATAAGAAGACTAGTTTCATCATTAATGTCTTGTAACCATAAATATACATAGCACAACACAGTCGAACATAAAACATACACATCATAGCAGGCAGCCAAAGGGAGAAGTCATCATACTCACTTTTGAATATATGTGAATAATACTAAGAAAGGTAGCCTGAAGAACCAGAGTCTATAAAAGCATACCATCCTGCTCCCTATATGCAAACCTTGTATGCTGTATCACTTTCTTAGCAGGATCAGCATGCAAGCCAACTTTCACGAGATCGCATCAAAAGGTCTATCCATCTGTGTACACTGTACAACAGATGAGGACTTCCCGGGGGTAACCCGTTCTATGACTAATCTCGCTCAAGCACAACTATTGTACAACAGATGCTCTCTAATTAAGTTGCACAAACACATGCTGGTTTTCTTGAACAGGAGTTCTCCTTTTAGTCCTTCAGACTCTTTTTAGTAGCTTTAAGTTTTCATATTAGTTAATTTGTATTGTTCCACAAGTAGATCAGTAGAGATTCACCATAAAATTGTTCATAAAACTTGAAGGTACATTCTGCAAACTGCTTCGATTTTAGATAAAGGAGTAATTTCTATAATCTAAGGCAACAGTAAACCCTGAAGCTGAACCCTTTAACTCACTATGGCCGTCCCTTGAGAGCTGCAGAGACTAAAGCTAATTTACATTGCTTACAAGCCATCACaaataattcattaaatttgaaatagtgGTTTATCTCAGACTCAAAGGATAAGAAGTTGATTAAAaacctaaatcctaaactaCGCTCTCAATGTAATTGCTTAAATCAGCAGAAGACATAGCCATACTGCTTTGAAGTAAATTGCCGGTAATAGAGATTATATCAGTAAACACACAAATGAAACATGACCCAATTTGCAATTCGCAAGAGGGTATCTAGACTTCTTGTTCAGCATTTAACATGGTCAATGTACACATACTATTAATTTTCCAGCTTCCctaatcctttttcttcttccaagTAAACTAGGCATTAGCTGGTCTCAAAATGCAAAGTACTGGCTTCTTTAATATCAATTTATTATCATTAGAATGACATAAATCAAAAAGCAGCACATGACAAGAAACCACCCTAGTTATGCAGGCATTTCAGACCAACCATAAGCATCAGATTAAAAAAGTTCCCCTACATTGACACCAAGCAAGTTGTTCTAGCCATATAAAACTGGACactcatattcacataatcTAAAATTGCAGAAATAGTCGCTAGTAATGGTCATCTCAGAGTCAAGGTGATCAGAACTCCAATTGAAGGTCACTGGATGTAATTTATAACAAGTGGTCTAGCAAATATCGTTGAGATAAGTGACTATAAATGTGGTTTATGATAACTAGCTCATTAAACAATCTGCTGAGTTGGTATGATACAACTTCAAATTGATCATCAGTTGATTCAGTTAAGAACAAGTGGTATGGCCAATATCTTTGAGGCAAGTGGGATAGATGTGGTTTACAATAACTAATTCATTAAACAATCTGTTGAGTTGGTTAGCAGAAACTTTAATTGTACctaattgaaaaagaaaagtgactAGCACTTGAAGAATAAGTCAACAGAAGTCTTTATCAGATGGTTATACCAGCAAACCTTCCTAACATTTAAGAGTTGAATACACTTGGATCAAGAATTAGTGACCGACAAGATTAACAATAAGGCAGAGAGATGCATAATATATCTCCACAGTGGCAACTTCAAGACAAACCAGCCTTCAAAGTTCCTATTTGGAAACATATCCAAGTGAAATTGTATCGCACACTACATTAAAACAACCAAATTTCTTCAAAAGACAACTGCACATTAAATTTCAGACATTTAATCAAGCATCATAAGTAACTGATAAGGGACTAAGGAACCTTACTTCTTCAATATTAGTGCTGTGATCAGTGGATAATTGCAATGCAGTCAGCTTCATACCCTGAACAGGTGCCTCATTTGTCACCTTATTCTCCTCATTGCAGGCACTTGTTTCTTCAACAATGCCCTCAACAGTCAACCCACCATTACGTGGACCTTTGGATTCTGAAGTAGAACTAACCTCCTCAGGCTCATACTTTGCCACAATAGCACGACTATCTCCTACGTTCATTACATACACATCTTCGTCTCTCATTAAAGCAACCAACAAACAAGACCCCATAAGTGCTAGCTCCGGATATCGATCAAGAACTCTATCTGTCATATCCAGGTACGCTAACTCAGTAACTTCAAGAGCCCTGGACATTGCCCTCAAAACCAAATCATGATCAACTGGACCCGTCTTTCGTCTCTTCTCATTTCTACTAGTCCTTTCCTCCTCAACTCTATTCTCCTCCTCTTCAACTTTCTCCTTAGCTTCCAATCCAAATTTCCATGGGAACAGTTTCTTACTCTCTTTGTGCTTACTTAACAAACCGTGTTTCAATTTCGACAACAGCAATGACCTCCTATTCACTGCTGAACCAGCATTATTTACACTTAATGCATCGTCTACTGAAAATGCAAATCTATCTGAACCCGAAAGATCAAGACCATCTTCTGGATCCTCTTCTGCTAAAAATTCCCACAATCTCCTCCTCCTAACTTCTATCTCCTCTGATTCAAAAGTCACCTTCTTTGACGGCCTTCTATCCACGTGCTGCAAATTCACCTCACTTTCACCTTCTTCTACTCCACCAACCCCGCTATTAGTTGCCCCCGGTACTAAATTAGAATCAGGTATGCTAGAATTCGCAGCAATCACTTCGCTTTCTGAACTTGGATTTGCCCCTTCCGGATTACTAGTATCTTCACTATCCCAAAATAAACCCTCCAATTCTTTATACATAGCTTTGTATAGATTACTCATCAAAAACTCCGGGGCATCAGGGCCATTAAACCCATCATAAATTCCAACAAATAGCCATCCATGTTCTTCCGATACAACAACATGCACACGATCCTCCCCCGCTTTACCCAATGCCCATTGAACATTGGATTCGCTGCCCATATCCGAATCATGTGTGCATTCCCCGGCGGCCGGAATGTCCTTTCTTCCGCTGACAAAGTTTCTCACCGGTACTACCCACGGCCGTTTCTTCTCGGAGAAATTCCGGTAGAAAGCTTTTTTAATTCCCGAAATGccctttttcctcttctttttaaCATAAACTCCACCCAGTGGAGCAGAGAACGGAACCCGGTTACCTACGCCGCCGCCGTCTGAGCCGGCGGTAGCATCAAGCGGTC is part of the Solanum pennellii chromosome 8, SPENNV200 genome and harbors:
- the LOC107028372 gene encoding protein phosphatase 2C 29-like; this encodes MGGGFSQLFPCFNPAVNRGETEVIFTAGEPLDETLGHSFCYVRSSARFLSPTHSDRFVSPSQSLRFDEPAPLRSRQLGPSETGFRAISGASVSANTSTPRTVLQLDNFYDDATGCDAAGGLVGFNGGNNVRGSVVNGFESTSSFSALPLQPVPRGGVTGEPSGPMERAFFMSGPIERGALSGPLDATAGSDGGGVGNRVPFSAPLGGVYVKKKRKKGISGIKKAFYRNFSEKKRPWVVPVRNFVSGRKDIPAAGECTHDSDMGSESNVQWALGKAGEDRVHVVVSEEHGWLFVGIYDGFNGPDAPEFLMSNLYKAMYKELEGLFWDSEDTSNPEGANPSSESEVIAANSSIPDSNLVPGATNSGVGGVEEGESEVNLQHVDRRPSKKVTFESEEIEVRRRRLWEFLAEEDPEDGLDLSGSDRFAFSVDDALSVNNAGSAVNRRSLLLSKLKHGLLSKHKESKKLFPWKFGLEAKEKVEEEENRVEEERTSRNEKRRKTGPVDHDLVLRAMSRALEVTELAYLDMTDRVLDRYPELALMGSCLLVALMRDEDVYVMNVGDSRAIVAKYEPEEVSSTSESKGPRNGGLTVEGIVEETSACNEENKVTNEAPVQGMKLTALQLSTDHSTNIEEEVIRIKSEHPDDSNCIVNGRVKGRLKVTRAFGAGFLKQPKFNDVLLEMFRNVYIGNAPYVSCTPSLRHHRLCPGDQFLVLSSDGLYQDLSNEEVVSHVENFMEKFPDGDPAQHLIEELLFRAAKKAGMELHELLDIPQGDRRKYHDDVTVMVISLEGRIWKSSGKYL